DNA sequence from the Pyruvatibacter sp. genome:
TCCCGAGGCCGGGTGCGAACCGCCGGGGCCAATCCCCGCGACATAATGACGCGGAAGCAGCACCGGGGGGGGCTGCACCGCCGGATTGCCCCGGCGTTTTTAGACAAAATCCATATATTTCAATGCAATAGGCAGTGCCGCGCCGGACGGGGCGGTGAAGCGCGGTGCCCACGCCAAGGCTGCGGCGATTGGTCCCTCCCGGCGGTGCTGGCGCCGGGACCGTGGGATTAGTAATACTTTCGCGTGCGAGTCGGCGCCGCAGGGCGTGCGGGCGCGCCTTTTTGGGAACGACCAGGAAACGGGTCTATCGGCATGTGGAATTCACGCATCTTTTTGATGGCGATCGCAGTGTTCGCCTCGGTCACGGCGCTGGCGGGATATGCCGACGCGCAAGGTTTTGTCGGTTCTTCTCATCCATGGGAAATGGGTCTGCGCGAAGCGGCCTCGCCGACGATGGACCGGATCAACAGCTTCCACAATTTCCTGCTGGTGATCATTACGGCCATCACGATCATCGTGATGGCGTTGATGGCCTACATCATGATCCGGTTCCGGGCGTCGCGAAACCCGAACCCCAGCCAGAATACGCACAACACGGTGCTTGAGGTGCTGTGGACGGTCGTCCCGATCGTCATTCTGGTGGTCGTCGCGGTGCCGTCGTTCCGGCTGCTCTATTTCGTCGACCGCACGGCCGAGGCCGAACTGACGGTCAAGGCGATCGGCAATCAATGGTTCTGGAGTTACGAATATCCCGATCACGACAACCTGACCTTCGATGCAGTCATGGTTCCCGATGAGGACATTCAAGAAGGACAAGTTCGTCTGTTGTCCACCGACAACGACGTGGTCCTGCCGGTCGATACCAACATCCGGATACTGACGACGGCGACCGACGTGATTCACGCCTTCGCGATGCCCAACCTCGGGCTTAAGCTCGATGCCGTTCCCGGCCGCATCAACGAAACCTGGGTGCGGATCGAACAAGAAGGCGTT
Encoded proteins:
- the coxB gene encoding cytochrome c oxidase subunit II → MWNSRIFLMAIAVFASVTALAGYADAQGFVGSSHPWEMGLREAASPTMDRINSFHNFLLVIITAITIIVMALMAYIMIRFRASRNPNPSQNTHNTVLEVLWTVVPIVILVVVAVPSFRLLYFVDRTAEAELTVKAIGNQWFWSYEYPDHDNLTFDAVMVPDEDIQEGQVRLLSTDNDVVLPVDTNIRILTTATDVIHAFAMPNLGLKLDAVPGRINETWVRIEQEGVYYGQCSELCGSGHGFMPITVRVVSKEDYARWVEDAKEKFAYDGKPGAPTDAVAARAEKARQIATYYEEIAASGKANTN